A portion of the Vulpes vulpes isolate BD-2025 chromosome 5, VulVul3, whole genome shotgun sequence genome contains these proteins:
- the RASSF7 gene encoding LOW QUALITY PROTEIN: ras association domain-containing protein 7 (The sequence of the model RefSeq protein was modified relative to this genomic sequence to represent the inferred CDS: inserted 1 base in 1 codon), with amino-acid sequence MLLGLAAMELKVWVDGIQRVVCGVSEHTTCQEVVIALAQAIGQTGRFVLVQRLREKERQLLPQECPVGAQATCGQFASDVQFVLRRTGPSLAGRPSSDSCPPPERCSVRASLPSKSRPALGHEQRKALTLGLGCPGLTSPPLPEPVAPVAPMPGSCADLQGLERRVRRNAVELGQEAFWEQELRREQAREREGQARLQALSAATAEHAARLQALDAQARALEAELHLASEAPGPPSPTASATERLRQDLAAQERQSAEVQGSLALVSRALEAAEHALQAQAQELEELNRELRQCNLQQFIQQTGAALPPPPQPDRGPPSTQDLLPPAREEPLARTXPESHSSVQPEPRDCPNEGELLEVAAPALERTSTASPAPGSHDTSEDKASLAQTREWAAPEDSFPMQWGALAPWA; translated from the exons ATGCTCTTGGGGCTGGCAGCCATGGAGCTGAAGGTGTGGGTGGACGGCATACAGCGCGTGGTCTGTGGGGTCTCCGAGCACACCACCTGTCAGGAAGTGGTCATCGCACTAGCGCAAGCCATAG GCCAGACGGGCCGCTTTGTGCTTGTGCAGCGTCTCAGAGAAAAGGAGCGGCAGCTGCTGCCTCAGGAATGTCCCGTGGGTGCCCAGGCTACCTGTGGACAGTTTGCCAGTGATGTCCAGTTTGTCCTGAGGCGGACAGGGCCCAGCCTCGCTGGGAGGCCCTCCTCAGACAGCTGCCCCCCTCCCGAGCGCTGCTCAGTCCGTGCCAGCCTCCCCTCGAAGTCCCGGCCGGCGCTGGGCCATGAGCAGCGCAAGGCACTGACCCTCGGCCTCGGGTGCCCTGGGCTGACCAGCCCCCCGCTGCCGGAGCCTGTTGCCCCTGTAGCACCAATGCCAGGCTCCTGCGCGGACCTGCAGGGCCTGGAGCGCAGGGTGCGGAGGAACGCGGTGGAGCTGGGTCAGGAGGCCTTCTGGGAGCAGGAGCTGCGGCGGGAGCAGGCGCGGGAGCGTGAGGGGCAGGCACGCCTGCAAGCCCTGAGCGCCGCCACCGCCGAGCATGCCGCCCGGCTGCAGGCCCTGGATGCCCAGGCCCGTGCCCTGGAGGCTGAACTGCATCTGGCCTCGGAGGCCCCTGGGCCCCCCTCGCCCACAGCGTCGGCCACTGAACGCCTGCGCCAGGACCTGGCTGCCCAGGAGCGGCAGAGTGCGGAGGTGCAAGGCAGCCTGGCCCTGGTGAGCAGGGCCCTGGAAGCTGCCGAGCATGCCCTGCAG GCCCAAGCCCAGGAACTCGAGGAGCTGAACCGGGAGCTCCGTCAGTGTAACCTGCAGCAGTTCATCCAGCAGACGGGGGCTGCGCTGCCACCACCCCCGCAGCCAGACAGGGGCCCCCCCAGCACACAG GACCTTCTGCCTCCGGCCAGAGAAGAGCCCCTCGCGAGAA GCCCAGAATCCCACTCTAGTGTCCAGCCTGAGCCCAGAGA TTGCCCCAATGAGGGAGAACTCCTGGAGGTAGCGGCTCCTGCCTTGGAACGGACGTCCACTGCcagccccgccccgggctcccaTGACACGAGTGAGGACAAGGCCAGCCTGGCCCAGACAAGGGAGTGGGCGGCCCCAGAGGACTCATTCCCCATGCAGTGGGGTGCCTTGGCACCCTGGGCCTGA
- the LMNTD2 gene encoding lamin tail domain-containing protein 2 isoform X1: MGHEDDSYTILSAPPGTSGMAPESCQEAEEAKKEAPLSLVGQALVNGPREPPAGTPQDPVAPKCPQDTKPSSSRVVFSTNLQLAPESLDPRTLQLLWGQRELEIQVLRWAIQNRLDARHCHVLQEVAGIPPERGARNQERFLQNKVQKLTLELKKQKEQAQLEKSQLEERLLQTATTIQQLEAELQAFQKSCLLQLARSSWVGRILRSSTGSVEVVTAETLLELSDLPESDQGPSSGEGFRLEDVDWNSIAQRYPNLFTNIECSSDQKHPRPLSPPEASLSGEWGSELRRRHMEQRLKSVEWSTLPLVGTSSSGGMDSGSSSGQLAARCQVRKVTGRLPRSAGRKSSEPTKAHSRIFSREMQTQTEGLLSPDLRKAHQDQPGKTVLTGEPCAGPEHGPPRRHWSRQDRFVRVLNQSLEETMDLSGLTLQQLVQDFPVCMYRFPPGTLLAPQHHVTVWGEGPRSMKKQLPSSLGFHFNRGCVTLLLNPKGEVLSKYQAPHGVSRGSRIFVDNADLSIDRFPLPEAAPAAATLEQMPGTQHSRAGRAREPRARARRPRPRPLPSRTALPAGAGLRVSRRPRPTGTRGPFPRQSASKLFRPPEATGTRAPERLPAIPEAGLCLEDRQARKEPRILVCRKTVDRSCPMVALSVQSTAESRFGFRFLPCPPVIAGPNVRV, encoded by the exons ATGGGACACGAGGACGACAGCTACACCATCCTCTCAGCTCCCCCAGGAACATCGGGAATGGCCCCTGAGTCTTGCCAAGAGGCTGAAGAAGCCAAGAAAGAGGCCCCCTTATCCCTTGTGGGCCAAGCACTGGTCAATGGCCCCCGGGAGCCTCCAGCTGGCACACCCCAAGACCCAGTGGCTCCCAAGTGCCCACAGGACACGAAGCCCAGCTCTTCACGGGTGGTCTTCTCCACCAACCTGCa GTTGGCCCCTGAGTCCCTGGACCCTCGCACCCTGCAGCTGCTGTGGGGTCAACGGGAACTAGAGATCCAGGTTCTGAGGTGGGCCATCCAGAACCGCCTGGATGCCCGGCACTGCCATGTCCTGCAGGAGGTGGCTGGGATCCCACCTGAGAG GGGTGCACGCAATCAGGAAAGGTTCCTGCAGAACAAGGTTCAGAAGCTGACTCTGGAATTgaaaaagcagaaggaacagGCCCAGCTG GAGAAGTCCCAGCTGGAGGAACGTCTGCTGCAGACCGCGACCACCATACAGCAGCTGGAGGCTGAGCTGCAGGCCTTCCAGAAGTCCTGCCTCCTGCAGCTGGCCCGCTCCTCCTGGGTGGGTCGCATACTGCGATCTTCCACAGGCAGTGTGGAG GTGGTAACCGCAGAAACCCTGCTGGAACTCAGCGACCTCCCTGAGAGCGACCAGGGCCCCTCCTCCGGGGAG GGTTTCCGGCTGGAGGATGTGGACTGGAACAGCATTGCCCAGCGGTATCCTAACCTCTTCACCAACATTGAGTGCAGCTCAGACCAAAA GCACCCACGGCCCCTGTCACCCCCAGAGGCCTCATTGTCGGGTGAGTGGGGCTCGGAGCTGCGTAGACGACACATGGAACAGCGTCTCAAGAGTGTCGAGTGGAGTACCCTGCCTTTGGTGGGTACTAGCAGCTCAGGGGGCATGGACTCTGGCTCCAGCAGTGGCCAGCTGGCTGCGCGATGCCAAGTGCGGAAGGTGACAGGACGCCTGCCTCGCTCGGCGGGCCGCAAATCTTCTGAGCCCACCAAGGCCCACTCGAGGATCTTCAGCAGGGAAATGCAGACACAGACTGAAG GTCTCCTTTCCCCGGATCTCCGGAAAGCCCATCAGGACCAGCCTGGCAAGACTGTCCTGACGGGGGAGCCCTGTGCAGGTCCAGAGCACGGGCCTCCCAGGCGCCACTGGAG CCGCCAGGATAGGTTTGTACGTGTCCTCAACCAGTCGCTGGAGGAGACCATGGACCTGAGTGGCCTCACGCTGCAGCAGCTGGTGCAAGACTTCCCTGTGTGCATGTACCGCTTCCCGCCGGGCACGCTGCTGGCGCCTCAGCACCATGTCACG GTTTGGGGCGAGGGGCCCCGCAGCATGAAGAAGCAGTTGCCTTCGTCCTTGGGATTCCACTTCAACCGAGGATGCGTGACTCTCCTCCTGAACCCCAAGGGCGAG GTCCTGAGCAAGTATCAGGCCCCCCACGGCGTGTCCCGCGGCTCAAGGATCTTCGTGGACAACGCCGACTTGTCCATTGACCGCTTCCCGCTCCCAgaggccgcgcccgccgccgccaccTTGGAGCAGATGCCCGGGACCCAGCACTCGCGCGCCGGCAGGGCGCGGGAGCCCCGGGCCAGGGCCAGACGGCCGAGGCCCCG gccccttCCGTCCAGGACCGCCCTTCCCGCGGGGGCCGGGCTCCGCGTGTCACGACGCCCTCGCCCCACCGGGACGCGGGGCCCCTTCCCGCGGCAGAGCGCCAGCAAGCTCTTCCGCCCGCCCGAGGCCACCGGGACCCGCGCGCCGGAGCGCCTGCCCGCCATCCCTG AGGCCGGGCTGTGCCTCGAGGACCGCCAGGCCAGGAAGGAGCCCAGGATCCTG GTGTGCAGGAAGACCGTGGACCGGAGCTGCCCGATGGTGGCGCTCTCGGTGCAGAGCACGGCTGAAAGCAGATTCGGCTTCCGCTTCCTGCCCTGCCCGCCGGTCATCGCGGGCCCTAACGTACGGGTGTag
- the LMNTD2 gene encoding lamin tail domain-containing protein 2 isoform X2 yields MAPESCQEAEEAKKEAPLSLVGQALVNGPREPPAGTPQDPVAPKCPQDTKPSSSRVVFSTNLQLAPESLDPRTLQLLWGQRELEIQVLRWAIQNRLDARHCHVLQEVAGIPPERGARNQERFLQNKVQKLTLELKKQKEQAQLEKSQLEERLLQTATTIQQLEAELQAFQKSCLLQLARSSWVGRILRSSTGSVEVVTAETLLELSDLPESDQGPSSGEGFRLEDVDWNSIAQRYPNLFTNIECSSDQKHPRPLSPPEASLSGEWGSELRRRHMEQRLKSVEWSTLPLVGTSSSGGMDSGSSSGQLAARCQVRKVTGRLPRSAGRKSSEPTKAHSRIFSREMQTQTEGLLSPDLRKAHQDQPGKTVLTGEPCAGPEHGPPRRHWSPTGSCLKIMAVSRQDRFVRVLNQSLEETMDLSGLTLQQLVQDFPVCMYRFPPGTLLAPQHHVTVWGEGPRSMKKQLPSSLGFHFNRGCVTLLLNPKGEVLSKYQAPHGVSRGSRIFVDNADLSIDRFPLPEAAPAAATLEQMPGTQHSRAGRAREPRARARRPRPRPLPSRTALPAGAGLRVSRRPRPTGTRGPFPRQSASKLFRPPEATGTRAPERLPAIPEAGLCLEDRQARKEPRILVCRKTVDRSCPMVALSVQSTAESRFGFRFLPCPPVIAGPNVRV; encoded by the exons ATGGCCCCTGAGTCTTGCCAAGAGGCTGAAGAAGCCAAGAAAGAGGCCCCCTTATCCCTTGTGGGCCAAGCACTGGTCAATGGCCCCCGGGAGCCTCCAGCTGGCACACCCCAAGACCCAGTGGCTCCCAAGTGCCCACAGGACACGAAGCCCAGCTCTTCACGGGTGGTCTTCTCCACCAACCTGCa GTTGGCCCCTGAGTCCCTGGACCCTCGCACCCTGCAGCTGCTGTGGGGTCAACGGGAACTAGAGATCCAGGTTCTGAGGTGGGCCATCCAGAACCGCCTGGATGCCCGGCACTGCCATGTCCTGCAGGAGGTGGCTGGGATCCCACCTGAGAG GGGTGCACGCAATCAGGAAAGGTTCCTGCAGAACAAGGTTCAGAAGCTGACTCTGGAATTgaaaaagcagaaggaacagGCCCAGCTG GAGAAGTCCCAGCTGGAGGAACGTCTGCTGCAGACCGCGACCACCATACAGCAGCTGGAGGCTGAGCTGCAGGCCTTCCAGAAGTCCTGCCTCCTGCAGCTGGCCCGCTCCTCCTGGGTGGGTCGCATACTGCGATCTTCCACAGGCAGTGTGGAG GTGGTAACCGCAGAAACCCTGCTGGAACTCAGCGACCTCCCTGAGAGCGACCAGGGCCCCTCCTCCGGGGAG GGTTTCCGGCTGGAGGATGTGGACTGGAACAGCATTGCCCAGCGGTATCCTAACCTCTTCACCAACATTGAGTGCAGCTCAGACCAAAA GCACCCACGGCCCCTGTCACCCCCAGAGGCCTCATTGTCGGGTGAGTGGGGCTCGGAGCTGCGTAGACGACACATGGAACAGCGTCTCAAGAGTGTCGAGTGGAGTACCCTGCCTTTGGTGGGTACTAGCAGCTCAGGGGGCATGGACTCTGGCTCCAGCAGTGGCCAGCTGGCTGCGCGATGCCAAGTGCGGAAGGTGACAGGACGCCTGCCTCGCTCGGCGGGCCGCAAATCTTCTGAGCCCACCAAGGCCCACTCGAGGATCTTCAGCAGGGAAATGCAGACACAGACTGAAG GTCTCCTTTCCCCGGATCTCCGGAAAGCCCATCAGGACCAGCCTGGCAAGACTGTCCTGACGGGGGAGCCCTGTGCAGGTCCAGAGCACGGGCCTCCCAGGCGCCACTGGAG cccGACGGGTTCTTGCCTGAAGATCATGGCTGTTAGCCGCCAGGATAGGTTTGTACGTGTCCTCAACCAGTCGCTGGAGGAGACCATGGACCTGAGTGGCCTCACGCTGCAGCAGCTGGTGCAAGACTTCCCTGTGTGCATGTACCGCTTCCCGCCGGGCACGCTGCTGGCGCCTCAGCACCATGTCACG GTTTGGGGCGAGGGGCCCCGCAGCATGAAGAAGCAGTTGCCTTCGTCCTTGGGATTCCACTTCAACCGAGGATGCGTGACTCTCCTCCTGAACCCCAAGGGCGAG GTCCTGAGCAAGTATCAGGCCCCCCACGGCGTGTCCCGCGGCTCAAGGATCTTCGTGGACAACGCCGACTTGTCCATTGACCGCTTCCCGCTCCCAgaggccgcgcccgccgccgccaccTTGGAGCAGATGCCCGGGACCCAGCACTCGCGCGCCGGCAGGGCGCGGGAGCCCCGGGCCAGGGCCAGACGGCCGAGGCCCCG gccccttCCGTCCAGGACCGCCCTTCCCGCGGGGGCCGGGCTCCGCGTGTCACGACGCCCTCGCCCCACCGGGACGCGGGGCCCCTTCCCGCGGCAGAGCGCCAGCAAGCTCTTCCGCCCGCCCGAGGCCACCGGGACCCGCGCGCCGGAGCGCCTGCCCGCCATCCCTG AGGCCGGGCTGTGCCTCGAGGACCGCCAGGCCAGGAAGGAGCCCAGGATCCTG GTGTGCAGGAAGACCGTGGACCGGAGCTGCCCGATGGTGGCGCTCTCGGTGCAGAGCACGGCTGAAAGCAGATTCGGCTTCCGCTTCCTGCCCTGCCCGCCGGTCATCGCGGGCCCTAACGTACGGGTGTag